In Dysgonomonadaceae bacterium zrk40, one genomic interval encodes:
- a CDS encoding SusC/RagA family TonB-linked outer membrane protein has translation MKQRYIGLAICIVFVFNALQAVAQLGYTDEMTLENDTLHKRVEVAFRTMDKQDLLGGVSVIDVEEMTEKAYTTYSLNFVENLIGGVNGNIWGMNEYLVVIDGMVRDANNVLPTEIQQITVLKGPAAVVLYGSRAAKGVIQIATKRGKFGDPTIRVRANSGMHTPKAFPKYLGSAEYLTLYNEARINDGLEPSSSIEDIYRYASGENPYRYPDLDMYSSDYLRKAYNRSEAIAEISGGNQRVKYYTTTGYYRENALLKVGNSKDNYTSRMFVRGNLDVNVTDFLKVQADANVTFYDSYTARGDWWSNAATLRPNRVAPLIPLSYLEENDIPSWNTINTSNNLIDGQYFLGGTQLNPTNPIADSYAAGDDKFVSRQFQFNTRFDLNLRSLLEGLHMRAKYGIDYASTYNQGYSNEYASFAPVWTNYAGSDMIASVTQYGTDRKSGNENISNSAYRYTYNMAAQFDYTRTIDSDHNLFAMVLANAWQRQQSGQYHRLTNVNLGLQASYNFQQKYYVDFSSALPYSAKLPEGNRLGFSPTITLGWRPVKEDFFGDSAFDDLMLTVSGGIVSQDMDISTDENEMGYYLYKSILQRGGWYSWADLGGEAATEFQRGENPDMTFVKRKEVNLGLRGSLWDQLLTFDVNYFAGKMDGDLARVNSIYPIYFTQVGYPTSSIIPYVNYNADDRSGFDFSLYLNKKVNEVDLTFGVNGMYTSTKVAKRDESYEFDYQSRIGQPLNALWGLQNIGFFNDQADIDSSPAPQFGEPAPGDIKYKDQNGDGIIDTNDEVYLGRWDTPFRLGLNFTAKWRNFTLFAMADGFYGGQGMKDNSYYWVRSDNKYSEIVRNRWTEETKGTATYPRLTTTSGANNFRSSDFWMYDADRLNLSQVQLTYDIPETALQGKFVKGISLYVSGYNLLTISKERKHFEMNVGSAPQTRFYNIGVRGTF, from the coding sequence ATGAAACAAAGATATATTGGTCTCGCAATTTGTATCGTTTTTGTTTTCAATGCACTGCAGGCTGTAGCCCAGTTAGGGTATACAGATGAAATGACATTGGAAAACGATACACTGCACAAGAGAGTGGAGGTTGCATTCCGCACCATGGACAAACAGGACCTCCTGGGTGGTGTTTCGGTCATCGATGTGGAAGAGATGACAGAAAAAGCCTATACCACCTATAGCTTGAACTTCGTAGAAAACTTGATTGGTGGTGTGAACGGAAACATCTGGGGTATGAACGAATACCTGGTGGTCATCGACGGCATGGTTCGTGATGCCAACAACGTACTCCCTACCGAGATTCAGCAGATCACCGTATTGAAAGGACCGGCAGCGGTTGTACTCTATGGCAGCCGTGCTGCCAAGGGGGTGATTCAGATCGCCACCAAGCGAGGTAAGTTCGGTGATCCCACCATCCGTGTACGCGCCAATAGCGGGATGCATACCCCCAAGGCGTTTCCAAAGTATTTGGGTTCTGCTGAATATCTGACCCTGTACAACGAGGCACGTATCAATGACGGTCTGGAACCGAGCTCCAGTATTGAAGATATCTACCGATATGCTTCCGGAGAAAATCCCTACCGTTATCCGGACCTCGACATGTATTCTTCAGACTATCTTCGCAAAGCATACAACAGGTCGGAGGCAATCGCTGAGATCTCTGGTGGCAACCAACGGGTGAAGTATTATACCACTACCGGTTACTATCGTGAAAACGCATTGCTCAAAGTGGGTAACAGCAAGGACAACTATACCAGCCGCATGTTCGTACGCGGTAACCTTGATGTGAATGTAACAGATTTCCTGAAAGTTCAGGCTGATGCGAATGTCACTTTCTATGACTCCTACACCGCAAGGGGTGACTGGTGGTCGAATGCGGCCACCCTGCGTCCCAACCGTGTGGCACCGCTGATTCCGCTCAGCTACCTGGAAGAAAATGACATCCCTTCATGGAACACCATCAATACCAGTAACAACCTGATCGACGGACAATATTTCCTGGGGGGTACACAGTTGAATCCCACCAACCCGATTGCCGATTCCTATGCAGCCGGTGATGACAAGTTCGTGAGCCGTCAGTTCCAGTTCAATACCCGTTTCGACCTCAACCTGCGATCACTGCTCGAGGGATTGCACATGCGTGCGAAATATGGTATTGACTATGCATCGACCTACAACCAGGGATACTCAAATGAGTACGCTAGTTTTGCACCGGTCTGGACCAATTATGCCGGCAGCGACATGATTGCAAGTGTCACTCAGTATGGTACCGACAGGAAGTCCGGAAATGAGAACATCAGCAACTCAGCCTATCGCTACACCTACAACATGGCGGCTCAGTTTGACTATACCCGCACTATTGACAGTGACCACAACCTGTTCGCCATGGTGCTGGCCAATGCATGGCAGCGTCAGCAGAGCGGACAATACCACCGGTTGACCAACGTGAACCTGGGTTTGCAGGCATCCTACAACTTCCAGCAGAAATATTACGTTGACTTCAGTTCTGCGCTTCCCTACTCCGCCAAATTGCCGGAAGGAAACAGACTTGGATTTTCACCCACCATCACACTCGGATGGCGTCCGGTGAAGGAAGATTTCTTCGGGGACAGCGCCTTTGACGATTTGATGCTGACCGTTTCAGGCGGTATCGTCAGTCAGGACATGGACATCTCAACCGACGAGAACGAGATGGGATACTACCTCTACAAATCGATCCTTCAGCGCGGAGGATGGTACTCCTGGGCCGACCTTGGTGGTGAAGCTGCTACCGAGTTCCAGCGGGGTGAGAATCCCGACATGACCTTCGTCAAGCGGAAAGAGGTCAATCTGGGTCTTCGCGGTTCACTGTGGGATCAGTTGCTGACATTCGATGTCAATTACTTCGCAGGAAAAATGGATGGTGACCTTGCAAGGGTAAACTCCATTTATCCCATCTATTTCACCCAGGTAGGTTATCCTACCTCCTCCATCATCCCATATGTAAATTACAATGCTGATGATCGTTCAGGCTTTGATTTCAGTCTTTATCTGAACAAGAAAGTAAATGAGGTAGACCTGACATTTGGTGTCAATGGGATGTACACCTCTACCAAGGTTGCTAAACGCGATGAAAGCTACGAGTTTGATTATCAATCCAGGATTGGACAACCGCTGAATGCACTCTGGGGTCTGCAAAATATTGGCTTCTTCAACGATCAGGCCGATATCGACAGTTCACCTGCACCGCAGTTTGGCGAACCAGCACCGGGAGACATCAAATACAAAGACCAGAATGGTGACGGCATCATCGACACCAACGACGAGGTTTACCTGGGTCGCTGGGATACTCCATTCCGTCTGGGTCTCAACTTCACAGCCAAGTGGCGCAACTTTACCCTTTTCGCCATGGCCGATGGTTTCTATGGTGGACAGGGAATGAAAGACAACTCATATTACTGGGTGCGCAGCGACAACAAATACTCGGAGATCGTACGCAACCGCTGGACAGAGGAAACGAAGGGAACCGCAACCTATCCGCGACTCACCACCACCAGCGGAGCCAATAACTTCCGCAGTTCTGATTTCTGGATGTACGATGCTGATCGTCTGAACCTGTCGCAGGTACAGTTAACGTACGACATACCGGAAACAGCGTTACAGGGAAAATTTGTCAAAGGCATCAGCCTTTATGTGAGTGGTTACAACCTGCTGACCATCTCAAAGGAACGCAAACATTTTGAAATGAATGTTGGAAGTGCGCCACAGACCCGTTTTTACAACATCGGTGTAAGAGGCACATTTTAA
- a CDS encoding RagB/SusD family nutrient uptake outer membrane protein, with the protein MKTKLKYYLYALATTLLLGVVSCTEYLDRAPDSVIAPDDAYKNFTNFQGFVERMYHLTPDLAKHYWVSSFNWGEDEVLTIGNGEYLMGFSIDRGNYRDYIGNGASFLDRNWSPGGDRFAKSVWGGSWYGIRVANMGLQAIADGKMTDASQEERDLVTGQLYFMRAWFYFQLTQYWGGLPYIDTVLPSDEPLTLPRESYRENAEKMAADFQKAADLLPVNWDDTEVGRRTSGNNALRANKIWALSMLGKTYLYAGSPLMANGINGPRTYDAEMCKKAADTFGQLLSMVETGQTQYALVDFEDYSSLFYTMQQNWLMPGGTEAIVRSPTYGPDSYWRQMNSYQPSAMAEGDGIVLAPAANYVNYYGMANGMPLNDPESGFDPTHPWKNRDPRFYNDIIYDGVKVVSGTITNPTDEKWRYASLYTGGDYVNDPRTVSRTGYLNYKFIPLGANKWDITYGYSYSTHFHLTWVRLADVYLMYAEAAAQGYGSPSGKSSNFSKNAVEALNTIRERAGVDPLADKYANNLEGFMGELRRERAVELAFEGHRFNDLRRWLLLTEYPYNIKTRQHFDRASELDPKADPKENAVLNWDEEVIQTRNLTSKHYWLPFNTDDVSMYPEFYQNPGW; encoded by the coding sequence ATGAAGACAAAATTAAAATATTACCTATACGCACTGGCAACCACCCTGCTATTGGGTGTTGTTTCATGCACTGAATACCTGGACAGGGCTCCGGATTCGGTGATCGCACCGGACGATGCCTACAAGAACTTCACGAACTTCCAGGGATTTGTGGAAAGGATGTATCATCTCACCCCCGACCTGGCAAAGCATTACTGGGTAAGCTCCTTCAACTGGGGTGAGGATGAAGTATTGACAATTGGTAACGGTGAATATCTGATGGGATTCAGCATCGACAGAGGAAACTACCGCGACTATATCGGCAATGGAGCCTCTTTTCTCGATCGAAACTGGAGTCCCGGTGGCGACCGTTTTGCAAAATCTGTCTGGGGCGGTTCCTGGTATGGTATCCGTGTGGCAAACATGGGGTTGCAGGCGATTGCCGATGGAAAAATGACCGATGCAAGCCAGGAGGAAAGAGACCTGGTGACAGGACAACTATACTTTATGCGCGCCTGGTTCTACTTCCAGCTCACACAGTATTGGGGCGGACTCCCCTATATTGACACTGTGCTTCCCAGTGATGAGCCTCTTACCCTTCCGCGTGAGAGCTACAGGGAAAATGCGGAGAAGATGGCAGCAGACTTTCAGAAAGCGGCAGACCTTCTGCCGGTGAACTGGGACGACACCGAAGTAGGCCGTCGCACTTCAGGAAACAATGCATTGCGTGCCAACAAGATATGGGCGCTCTCCATGCTGGGAAAAACCTATCTCTATGCAGGCAGCCCCCTGATGGCCAACGGCATCAATGGTCCGCGCACCTACGATGCGGAGATGTGCAAGAAGGCAGCCGACACCTTCGGACAACTGCTTAGCATGGTGGAAACGGGACAGACACAGTATGCACTGGTTGATTTTGAAGATTACTCCTCACTGTTCTATACCATGCAGCAAAACTGGCTGATGCCGGGAGGTACCGAAGCGATTGTAAGAAGCCCGACCTACGGTCCTGATTCATACTGGCGCCAGATGAACTCCTACCAGCCCTCAGCCATGGCAGAAGGTGACGGTATCGTACTGGCACCTGCGGCAAACTATGTAAATTACTACGGAATGGCAAACGGCATGCCGCTCAACGACCCCGAATCGGGATTTGACCCCACTCACCCCTGGAAGAATCGTGATCCTCGTTTCTACAACGACATCATCTATGATGGAGTGAAAGTGGTTTCAGGAACCATTACCAACCCGACGGACGAAAAATGGCGTTATGCCAGTCTCTATACAGGAGGAGACTATGTAAATGACCCCCGTACCGTAAGCCGTACCGGTTACCTGAACTACAAGTTCATTCCGCTTGGAGCCAACAAGTGGGACATCACCTACGGCTACAGCTACTCCACCCACTTCCATCTGACATGGGTACGTCTGGCCGATGTATACCTGATGTATGCCGAGGCAGCTGCACAGGGTTACGGATCTCCCTCAGGGAAATCTTCCAATTTCTCCAAGAATGCCGTAGAAGCATTGAACACCATCCGTGAGCGTGCCGGTGTTGACCCATTGGCTGACAAGTATGCCAACAACCTGGAAGGGTTCATGGGCGAACTGCGACGTGAAAGAGCGGTAGAACTTGCATTTGAGGGTCACCGCTTCAATGACCTGCGTCGTTGGCTGTTGCTGACCGAATACCCCTACAACATCAAAACCAGACAACATTTCGACAGGGCATCTGAACTGGATCCGAAAGCAGATCCGAAAGAGAATGCCGTACTGAATTGGGATGAAGAGGTGATTCAGACACGCAACCTCACCAGTAAACATTACTGGCTGCCCTTCAACACAGATGATGTCAGCATGTATCCGGAGTTTTACCAAAATCCCGGTTGGTAA
- a CDS encoding TonB-dependent receptor: protein MKRKISNLMRGICLTLLCAFSLSVYAQNITVRGTVSDVAGEPLIGVTVQVEGESTGTVTDLDGRFTLSNVPSNATLLVTYVGMQPQSIALNGRTTLSVTMTEDTELLEEVVVVGYGQQRKESVVGAIAQTNAKVLERTGGVSSLGQALTGNLPGVVTMTTTGKPGEEDPEITIRGVSSWNGSAPLILVDGVERPMTGIDINSVATISVLKDASATAIFGVRGANGVILITTKRGEEGKANVDINVSTTMKTYSKLPELMDSYDALMLRNQVIENELGYAPSQWVNYRPHDIINKYRYPANVEEFERYPNVNWVDELLKDVATSYNANVNVSGGTRFVKYFASLDYAHEGDIYKTVDNNRGYDTGFGYDRINVRSNMDFSLTKSTTLRMNLSGSHAVSKGTNYFQYENLVWAAFYGIAPDMFRPKYSDGSFGYYHPNPSQATTNSMEDLSVNGVGYTTSDRLYTDFTLEQDLGFLLKGLSLQGRLAFDNSFQETNRGIDDTNDWEDNPHKWIHPETGEVFTDVTVDGNNKFDYQNNIAWMTGAGSVNNGATYRRLNYSGQLNYINSFGDHNVGAMGNVSREQYATGSQLPFYRENWVFRTTYDYARRYMLEYNGAYNGSEKFSPEYRFAYFQSGAVGWMFSEEPLIKSLDLKWLDMLKFRASYGQLGDDNIGGRWLYMDSWGYGGAFNQALTGINPTKSPYQWYYESQVGNPNVHWEIATKLDIAADYAMFGGVISGSVDFFKENRSNILLDGNRRSVPSYYGTTAPTANLGEVETSGYELEMRWNKQLNSDWRLWGNVFYTHAENKVIEADDPLLKPEYQKAANKAIGQTYAHVDYGYYNNWDELYGTTGHDESDDARIPGNYILLDYDADGIISTFDNIPYGFTGVPQNTVNTQIGADYKGWSAFVQFYGVNNVTRYVGLQSLGGIKNTAFNEGTYWSKDNNNADVPLPRWGTIASGFTSGTRYLHDGSYLRLKYAEVSYTFSQEKWLKNVGLNSLKVFANGNNLFLWTKMPDDRESNTGGNSAYPTQKRFNLGLRISL, encoded by the coding sequence ATGAAAAGAAAAATTTCGAATCTAATGAGAGGAATATGTCTCACCTTGTTGTGCGCATTTTCCTTATCTGTCTATGCGCAGAACATTACCGTAAGAGGTACTGTATCTGATGTAGCAGGAGAACCCCTGATTGGCGTGACCGTACAGGTGGAAGGTGAATCCACCGGAACGGTGACCGACCTGGATGGGAGGTTTACCTTAAGCAATGTACCATCCAATGCAACGCTGCTTGTCACTTATGTGGGAATGCAGCCTCAGTCCATCGCGTTGAACGGAAGAACAACCCTTTCGGTTACAATGACTGAGGATACTGAGTTGCTCGAAGAGGTGGTTGTGGTTGGCTACGGCCAGCAGAGAAAAGAGAGTGTGGTGGGTGCCATTGCCCAGACCAATGCTAAAGTTTTGGAACGCACCGGTGGTGTGAGCAGTTTGGGTCAGGCCCTGACCGGTAACCTTCCCGGCGTGGTCACCATGACCACTACCGGTAAGCCCGGAGAAGAAGACCCCGAGATTACCATCCGTGGGGTCAGTTCATGGAACGGAAGTGCTCCCCTGATCCTGGTGGATGGTGTGGAACGACCCATGACCGGAATCGACATCAACTCAGTGGCAACCATCTCGGTATTGAAAGATGCCTCTGCCACGGCCATCTTTGGTGTGCGCGGTGCCAACGGGGTTATCCTGATTACCACCAAACGAGGTGAAGAGGGGAAAGCCAACGTAGACATCAACGTGAGCACCACCATGAAGACCTATTCGAAGTTGCCGGAACTGATGGACTCCTATGATGCCCTGATGTTGCGCAACCAGGTGATAGAAAACGAACTGGGATATGCTCCCAGTCAGTGGGTGAACTACAGACCCCACGACATCATCAACAAATATCGTTACCCGGCCAACGTAGAAGAGTTTGAGCGTTATCCCAACGTGAACTGGGTAGACGAGCTGCTGAAAGATGTGGCCACTTCTTACAATGCAAACGTCAATGTATCGGGTGGTACCCGCTTCGTGAAATATTTTGCCAGCTTGGACTATGCACACGAAGGAGATATCTACAAGACTGTGGACAACAACCGCGGTTATGATACCGGATTTGGTTACGACCGTATCAACGTGAGGAGCAACATGGACTTCTCACTGACCAAATCAACCACCCTGCGGATGAACCTCTCCGGATCTCATGCCGTATCAAAGGGAACCAACTACTTCCAGTATGAAAATCTGGTATGGGCTGCCTTCTATGGCATTGCCCCCGATATGTTCCGCCCCAAATACAGTGACGGATCGTTCGGGTACTATCACCCCAACCCTTCACAGGCTACCACAAACTCGATGGAAGACCTCAGCGTGAACGGTGTGGGCTATACCACCAGCGACCGTCTTTATACCGACTTTACGCTGGAACAGGATCTGGGATTTCTGCTGAAAGGGCTCTCCCTCCAGGGAAGACTGGCCTTCGACAACAGTTTCCAGGAAACCAACCGCGGTATCGATGATACCAACGACTGGGAAGACAACCCGCACAAATGGATCCATCCCGAAACAGGGGAGGTATTCACCGATGTGACAGTTGACGGAAACAACAAGTTTGACTACCAGAACAACATTGCCTGGATGACCGGCGCAGGTTCTGTAAACAACGGCGCCACCTACCGCAGGCTCAACTATTCAGGACAGCTCAACTACATCAACAGCTTTGGCGACCACAACGTGGGTGCCATGGGGAATGTAAGCCGTGAGCAGTATGCTACCGGAAGCCAGTTGCCTTTCTATCGTGAGAACTGGGTTTTCCGTACCACCTACGACTATGCCAGACGTTATATGCTGGAATACAACGGTGCCTACAACGGTTCCGAGAAATTCTCTCCTGAATACCGCTTTGCTTACTTCCAGTCGGGTGCTGTTGGATGGATGTTCTCTGAAGAACCTCTGATCAAGAGTCTCGACCTGAAATGGCTCGACATGCTCAAATTCAGGGCATCCTACGGTCAATTAGGGGATGACAACATTGGCGGACGCTGGCTCTACATGGACTCCTGGGGCTACGGTGGTGCTTTCAACCAGGCTCTGACAGGAATCAATCCCACAAAAAGCCCTTATCAGTGGTATTATGAGTCGCAAGTGGGTAACCCCAATGTACACTGGGAAATAGCCACCAAGCTTGACATTGCAGCCGACTACGCCATGTTCGGTGGTGTGATCTCCGGATCGGTCGACTTCTTCAAGGAAAACAGATCCAACATCCTGCTCGATGGTAACCGTCGTTCGGTACCCTCCTATTATGGTACTACCGCACCGACCGCCAACCTGGGTGAAGTGGAAACCAGTGGTTACGAACTGGAGATGCGCTGGAACAAACAGCTCAATAGCGACTGGCGCCTCTGGGGGAATGTATTCTATACGCATGCAGAAAACAAGGTGATTGAAGCCGACGATCCTCTGTTGAAACCGGAATACCAGAAAGCAGCCAACAAGGCCATTGGCCAGACCTACGCACATGTGGACTACGGTTATTACAACAACTGGGACGAACTATACGGAACTACCGGACACGATGAATCGGATGATGCCCGTATCCCGGGTAACTACATCCTTCTCGACTATGATGCCGACGGTATCATCTCTACTTTCGACAACATTCCCTACGGATTTACCGGAGTGCCCCAGAATACCGTCAACACCCAAATTGGTGCCGATTACAAGGGATGGAGTGCTTTCGTTCAGTTCTACGGTGTGAACAATGTAACCCGCTACGTGGGTCTTCAGAGTCTGGGTGGCATCAAGAATACCGCCTTCAACGAAGGAACATACTGGTCGAAAGACAACAACAATGCCGATGTACCGTTGCCAAGGTGGGGAACCATCGCCAGTGGCTTCACCAGCGGCACGCGTTACCTTCATGACGGCTCCTATCTCCGTCTGAAATATGCCGAAGTTTCCTATACTTTCAGCCAGGAGAAATGGTTGAAGAATGTAGGATTGAACAGCCTGAAAGTGTTCGCCAACGGCAACAACCTGTTCCTGTGGACCAAAATGCCGGATGACCGTGAATCCAATACCGGTGGCAATTCCGCATACCCAACACAGAAACGTTTTAATTTAGGATTGAGAATCTCGTTATAA
- a CDS encoding endo-1,4-beta-xylanase, with the protein MKKMKIALLLTAAVAFTTCGNNQVKEEPGLKDVLQDKFLIGVALNTRQAAGHDSAATKVVQQHFNAIVAENCMKSAEIHPEEDRYDFTQADEFVQFGVDNNLTITGHCLIWHSQLPAWFCVDENGENVSPEILKERMKEHIYTVVGRYKGVIKGWDVVNEAIMEDGSYRKSKFYEILGEEFIPLAFQYAQEADPEAELYYNDYNEWYPGKRETVVRLINTLKERGIRIDGIGLQGHVGMTNPTIEEYQATIDDYVNAGVKVLVTELDMSPLPEPRRMGGANLADREAYRKEIDPYTEGLPEEVAEAWDNRMMDFFDLFLKNSDNVLRVTMWGVSDADSWKNNFPVRGRTDYPLLFDRDHQPKGVVNQLISKLSEQ; encoded by the coding sequence ATGAAAAAAATGAAAATTGCGTTGCTGCTCACGGCAGCGGTAGCCTTCACGACATGCGGCAACAACCAGGTCAAGGAAGAACCAGGTTTAAAAGATGTCCTTCAAGACAAGTTTCTTATCGGCGTTGCACTCAACACCCGACAGGCAGCCGGTCATGACTCGGCAGCCACTAAAGTCGTACAGCAACATTTCAATGCCATCGTTGCTGAAAACTGCATGAAAAGTGCTGAGATCCACCCGGAAGAAGATCGTTACGACTTCACTCAGGCCGATGAGTTTGTTCAGTTTGGAGTCGACAACAACCTGACTATCACGGGACACTGCCTGATATGGCATTCACAACTGCCCGCCTGGTTTTGTGTCGATGAGAACGGTGAGAATGTAAGCCCTGAAATCCTGAAAGAAAGGATGAAGGAACACATCTATACCGTTGTAGGACGTTACAAGGGCGTCATCAAAGGCTGGGATGTGGTCAACGAGGCAATCATGGAAGATGGATCATACCGTAAAAGCAAGTTTTACGAGATCCTGGGAGAAGAGTTCATTCCATTGGCATTCCAGTATGCGCAGGAAGCAGATCCGGAAGCTGAACTCTATTACAACGACTACAACGAATGGTATCCCGGCAAGCGTGAAACAGTTGTAAGACTGATCAACACACTCAAGGAACGTGGCATTCGCATCGACGGCATCGGGTTGCAGGGACATGTGGGAATGACCAATCCAACCATTGAAGAATATCAGGCCACCATCGACGATTACGTGAACGCAGGGGTAAAAGTTTTGGTTACAGAACTGGATATGAGCCCGCTACCCGAGCCACGCAGAATGGGAGGTGCCAATCTTGCCGACAGGGAAGCATACCGCAAGGAGATTGACCCCTATACCGAAGGACTGCCTGAGGAGGTTGCAGAAGCCTGGGACAACAGGATGATGGATTTCTTCGATCTGTTCCTGAAAAACAGCGACAATGTGTTGCGCGTTACCATGTGGGGAGTAAGTGATGCCGATTCATGGAAAAATAACTTCCCCGTAAGAGGACGCACCGATTACCCGTTGCTTTTCGACAGAGATCACCAGCCCAAAGGGGTAGTAAACCAATTGATCAGCAAGCTTTCGGAACAATAA
- a CDS encoding esterase: protein MIAAQEFPEGSFPNEHNLEGVQWPRVDDKGHTYFRVFAPNAKNVQISFRGPMTREADGYWTYVSPEPEAVGFHYYQLVIDSVNVADPATKSYYGMSKWVSAIEIPEGLPYDKTQNVPHGEIRMKKYWSEMTQAWRMCYVYTPPQYDQDTNQRFPVLYLQHGGGEDETGWVFQGRMGDIMDNLIAEGKAVPMIIVMDRGYARVPGSEPMGRFDNPGMNAFLAGANAPAPAPGAPAVERPARPAAPFRFQSVFPELLVKEIVPMIDSSFRTKTDRESRAMAGLSMGGMHTFQVVMPNLDKFAYLGGFSGGAGGVDQIETLYDGLLTKPEKFNKQVKLMFLSIGEEEHPERVKAFAEALQGNGLENVVYYESPGSAHEWLTWRRSLREFAPLLFR, encoded by the coding sequence ATGATCGCAGCCCAGGAATTTCCGGAAGGCTCTTTTCCAAACGAACACAACCTCGAGGGAGTGCAATGGCCCCGTGTGGATGATAAAGGACACACCTACTTCAGGGTATTTGCACCCAATGCAAAAAATGTGCAGATCAGTTTCCGCGGGCCCATGACACGTGAGGCTGACGGTTACTGGACTTACGTTTCGCCTGAGCCGGAAGCGGTGGGCTTCCATTACTACCAGCTTGTCATCGACAGTGTCAACGTGGCCGATCCCGCTACCAAGTCCTACTACGGCATGAGTAAATGGGTGAGTGCCATCGAAATACCTGAAGGATTGCCTTACGACAAGACACAAAACGTACCGCATGGTGAGATCAGAATGAAGAAATACTGGTCGGAGATGACACAAGCCTGGCGCATGTGCTATGTATACACCCCACCCCAGTACGACCAGGACACCAATCAACGCTTTCCCGTGCTTTACCTACAGCATGGCGGGGGAGAAGATGAAACAGGATGGGTGTTCCAGGGACGGATGGGAGACATCATGGACAACCTGATCGCCGAAGGCAAAGCGGTGCCGATGATCATCGTGATGGATCGCGGCTATGCAAGAGTCCCGGGAAGTGAGCCCATGGGCAGATTTGACAATCCTGGCATGAACGCTTTCCTTGCCGGTGCCAACGCACCTGCACCAGCTCCTGGTGCTCCCGCAGTCGAGCGACCTGCACGCCCAGCAGCACCTTTTCGATTCCAAAGCGTATTCCCTGAATTACTGGTCAAGGAAATTGTCCCGATGATTGACAGCTCCTTCCGCACGAAAACGGATCGCGAAAGCCGTGCCATGGCGGGCCTCTCCATGGGAGGCATGCATACCTTCCAGGTGGTGATGCCCAATCTGGACAAATTTGCCTATCTCGGCGGATTCAGTGGTGGTGCCGGTGGTGTGGACCAGATTGAGACGTTGTATGACGGGCTCTTGACAAAGCCTGAGAAATTCAACAAACAGGTTAAACTGATGTTCCTCAGCATTGGCGAAGAAGAACACCCTGAGAGGGTAAAAGCGTTTGCCGAAGCATTGCAGGGAAATGGGTTGGAGAATGTGGTCTACTACGAATCACCCGGAAGTGCGCATGAATGGCTCACCTGGCGTCGTTCGCTCCGTGAGTTTGCTCCGCTGTTATTCCGTTAG